In Streptomyces sp. NBC_01439, the following are encoded in one genomic region:
- a CDS encoding ferredoxin: protein MTVQQEAPTGGGGEAGEPLEVWIDQDLCTGDGICVQYAPEVFELDIDGLAYVKSPEDELLQDVGATTPVPLVLLQDVVDSAKECPGDCIHVRRVSDRVEVFGPDAE, encoded by the coding sequence GCGGCGGCGGCGAGGCCGGCGAGCCGCTCGAGGTCTGGATCGATCAGGACCTGTGCACCGGGGACGGCATCTGCGTGCAGTACGCGCCTGAGGTGTTCGAGCTGGACATCGATGGTCTGGCGTACGTGAAGAGCCCGGAGGACGAGCTGCTGCAGGATGTGGGGGCGACCACTCCGGTTCCGCTGGTGCTGCTCCAGGACGTGGTCGATTCGGCGAAGGAATGTCCGGGGGACTGCATTCACGTAAGGCGCGTTTCGGACAGGGTGGAAGTCTTCGGCCCCGACGCGGAGTGA